A window from Primulina eburnea isolate SZY01 chromosome 2, ASM2296580v1, whole genome shotgun sequence encodes these proteins:
- the LOC140818206 gene encoding protein ENDOPLASMIC RETICULUM-ARRESTED PEN3, translated as MAEQPTVGTSDRIKLNVGGKLFETTVSTIRSGGPDSLLFALSNRSINEEIFIDRDPEIFSVLLSLLRSNYLPSTAKHFSNQELIDEALYYGIESQLKSALAPSQLNGIDASLVNTVRPSSEAVVSDFNANDSDGSLWVAHGGQISVYDWNLSHTATVRTHLDYITSVKRVRPEIAAVCSLSGWGLHLYNMANGSRVDSFEWVDPTDVRIYKARVHAIADSEDSIYASYECQHGENCVLRIDKSAMKISSEIGRMMGNSAKNMVPRKLAFLSEMGILVGSSVTSGAFGYSGYIRIWDPRTREVVWETNEPGSGRSSRFGDSFADVAVDYDRLSLFKLCSKSGDLGVADLRKLSDDPWVYLKEKNLSMRNVGGNGSGNFVICCYRKQAFVGREGELEVWSRTVADEDEGTTSEESYRRNYVDKAEDSERGIIKKIEGGGDRLFVTRENVEGIEVWQSSYNSGVVSVI; from the coding sequence ATGGCAGAGCAACCCACCGTTGGAACCAGCGACCGCATCAAGCTGAACGTGGGCGGCAAGCTCTTCGAGACCACTGTCTCAACCATAAGATCCGGCGGCCCAGACTCTTTGTTATTCGCACTATCGAACCGGTCAATCAACGAAGAGATTTTTATAGACCGTGACCCAGAGATATTTTCGGTCTTACTGTCCCTCCTCCGGTCTAACTATCTCCCTTCCACTGCCAAACACTTCTCCAACCAGGAGCTAATCGACGAGGCACTTTACTATGGCATCGAGTCTCAACTCAAGTCCGCACTCGCACCCAGTCAACTCAACGGCATCGACGCCTCTTTGGTCAACACCGTTAGGCCCTCTTCCGAAGCTGTTGTTTCAGACTTTAACGCTAACGACTCTGATGGATCACTTTGGGTCGCTCATGGCGGGCAGATATCGGTTTACGATTGGAATCTGAGCCACACCGCTACTGTTCGGACACATTTAGACTACATCACCTCGGTGAAGCGGGTCCGACCCGAGATTGCTGCTGTCTGTTCCTTATCTGGATGGGGTTTACATCTCTACAATATGGCGAATGGCAGCCGAGTCGATTCGTTCGAGTGGGTCGACCCGACCGATGTCAGGATATACAAGGCTCGAGTCCACGCAATTGCTGACTCGGAGGATTCAATCTACGCCTCCTATGAGTGCCAGCACGGAGAGAATTGTGTTCTGAGGATAGATAAATCAGCTATGAAAATTTCCTCCGAGATTGGGAGAATGATGGGAAATTCAGCAAAAAACATGGTTCCAAGAAAGCTTGCATTTTTATCAGAGATGGGAATTTTGGTCGGGAGCTCTGTTACCTCAGGCGCATTTGGTTACTCGGGTTATATCAGGATATGGGACCCGAGGACCCGAGAGGTGGTTTGGGAGACAAATGAACCAGGGTCAGGTCGAAGCAGCAGATTTGGTGACTCGTTCGCTGATGTGGCTGTAGATTATGATAGGCTGTCACTGTTCAAACTCTGCTCGAAATCCGGTGATCTTGGAGTAGCAGATTTACGCAAATTAAGCGATGATCCATGGGTTTATTTGAAAGAGAAGAACCTGAGTATGCGTAATGTAGGAGGAAATGGTAGTGGAAATTTTGTGATCTGTTGTTATAGGAAGCAAGCTTTTGTAGGGAGAGAGGGGGAGCTGGAGGTGTGGTCAAGAACGGTGGCGGATGAAGATGAAGGAACTACCAGTGAAGAGTCGTATAGAAGGAATTATGTGGATAAAGCAGAGGACTCCGAAAGAGGGATCATAAAGAAAATCGAGGGTGGCGGCGATAGGCTTTTCGTGACTCGAGAAAATGTCGAGGGGATTGAGGTTTGGCAAAGTTCTTACAACTCTGGTGTCGTCTCAGTTATTTGA